One part of the Mytilus trossulus isolate FHL-02 chromosome 11, PNRI_Mtr1.1.1.hap1, whole genome shotgun sequence genome encodes these proteins:
- the LOC134691716 gene encoding perlucin-like protein — translation MLRLFLIAFVWYFIGNLGIVLTDCPFGWQHYNSSCYFFSSEKLDWYYAEFACRGHDARLVEIETKDRQDFIADIAKHHPHARNYWTGGRDDVTEGRWIWSSTDQPITFTNWGPHEPSNRTDQNCIAIHAATHWKWVDGTCSETAAFICEKKYQDSGEIVG, via the exons atgttacGATTGTTTCTTATAGCTTTTGTGTGgtattttattggaaatttag GAATTGTGTTGACAGATTGTCCATTCGGATGGCAGCATTACAATAGTTCATGCTACTTTTTCAGTTCCGAGAAACTAGATTGGTATTATGCGGAG TTTGCCTGCCGAGGACATGATGCAAGGCTAGTTGAAATCGAAACAAAGGACCGACAAGACTTCATTGCAGATATAGCTAAACACCATCCTCACGCCC gcAATTATTGGACAGGAGGACGAGATGATGTTACTGAAGGTAGATGGATATGGTCATCAACAGACCAACCAATAACCTTTACGAACTGGGGTCCACATGAACCAAGTAATAGAACAGACCAGAACTGCATCGCTATACACGCTGCTACTCACTGGAAGTGGGTTGATGGGACCTGCTCGGAAACAGCAGCGTTTATCTGTGAGAAAAA atACCAAGATAGTGGAGAAATCGTAGGCTAG